gggtcaaatacctaTTGTCCCCACTGTATAGTGTAGCAGACAGACAaaataattgtgcattttgtgataatagTGTGAAATTTGGAAAACATATAGCCAAAGGTATGAAAAATAAAACTGGATATTGGGCCATCGTGAATTTTTAATATGTCACCCATGCCAACCAATTTTGAAAATgaaaaatgctccattcatattgaaatatatgacatattatttgtctgatcaaagcaattccaaaaaggtatagtttgaactatctatgactgaatgtttggatttatggagtaaaaactgtaaaaaactgtgacaaagggcaatttcagtttatacaggtttcaaaagttaaaattgctccaattctgttattaaaaaagtgatgcaagatattggttgtgctaataggattaataactggaatagttttgactgttgaatgtttggtctccaaagtaaaggtcaaacaacgctgacgtccattggattctataacatgtaacatatgttaccccgtaacatgataagtaagcacaacagatggtgcaaactattcccttttaaaaccctattaactaaaTCAAGAATTTGCATAAATTTTcccaacaactttaacttttgacttgtGTACaacctgaaattgacctttatcatccttttattctgtttttaccccataacttcaaaacattcagtcatagatggtccaaacaatacctttttggaatatctgtgatgagacaaataatgtggtatatttttcaatatgattgaaactttCATGTGTTTTCATTTTGAAAATAATCACCACGGCAACCATGATGAAAATTCATGATGGCTCAATATGCAGattgttttgtaatatgtttggctacatctgtgccaaatttggtgcttttatcatcAAATGCACAtcttatatatttaaaaaaaaatagcaatgCCTCCCCACTATTAGGCAATATGAGATACTGTACATGTTGAGATAGAATAAATTTCTGTTGTCCTGAAGTAGTAAATCTGTGTCCACCTAGAgcagtaatgaatgaatgaatgtttactGGATTTCTCAGTGTGTATGTATGTCTCCCATTGTCAGAAGTAGGTACAGTAACtctttgccacagccaggtgaatcaTGGGCATCCCTAGACCTTCTCTAGTCACTGCAGTCCTCAACACCGGTCATGTCATCGGCCGCTACTGGGTGCTTTTTGTAGGGATTTGTTAGGATCCATGACAAAGGAATAAAGGAGTATTTTTCTAGAACTACGTTTCTAGAATTTCTAGAAAAGGTGTTTAATTTAGACCCAATATCCTGGATAGCTTACTCCTATGTATGATGCATGGTGTCTACTCAGAATCCCAGACTTCTCAGTGAAAAAGGGGGTATATTTCAGGAAAAGCTCCTTGAAAAGGGGGTACATTTCACTTAACAGAAGAAGCATCGCTCCCTTATGCCCTGCCGCTCCCTCACAATCCAAGTGTTACgtttcatctgagtctccctcagTAACCGCTTGttcgacacaaagtcattccagtgataaCCATAGATCCTTCAAAGAGACTTTAAACTAAAGACATTTAGTAGTCGCCATTGGTCTCTGGTTTAACAATCTTGTATTTTCCTTAGGGCCGAACGGTAATAAGTCAGCTTTTCAGGGCATTACATTGAAGAAATACAGTATGCACAGGATTTTAAATCAGTTTACATCAATAGTAGTGTGGAACTAAAGAACTCAAATTACAAAATGCTTCCAAAATGGGCAATAAACCAATAATGTTCTGTAAATAAGGAAACATGTAAAACTAAAGTAATCATTGTTGCAGAGCTACAACACTGATGAAAAATTAAGAGTTTAAATGTGAATTATAGTGTATGACGGTTGCATTTAACATTTTGTCCCAACATGTTTTGAATGTAAAACAAAGGTATTTTTCTACTTCCTTTCCATTACTAATGGGATTTTGTTCTGCAGTGTGCTTAGCACTATAGTATAGAGGCAATATCAGATCAAGTAGTGCACAAAACCCTTCTATCTTTTAACAGAAGGTGTGGTTGATCGTTTGTGCCAAAGGTCCGTCGTGACATGGCACATTGTTCCTACTGGTTAGTAATTCTGATTCAGACAGCATATCCGTCAGTTGTCCGTACCATAGTTTGACCACAGGGTGGCACAGTTTCACCTTCAGTGATTGGGGCTCAGCAGTCAGTTTGTCACAGTGGAAGGCACATTGAGAATGGCTCAGCAGCCGACAGGCATATTATCAGGACAGTTGTATGTTTTTGGGTGTTAGATCTTGGGTCTCCAGCCCTGTATGAACTGTATGATCTTGGTGACATGGAGTCGGCTCAGGTGGAAGTCATGTGACAGGATGTCCTCAGTCAGCTGCACTAGAAGGCTACCATCGATTCGctctctctgaaaaatggccactgCCGCCTCTGACAGGCCGATGAACCGGAGGCAGGCCGACACTTCTTCCAGTGACAGCGCAGACAAGTCTGCAGGAGGGCGCCAGGTGGGATCAGTGGGCAGGGCCAAACCTTCAGTGCCCTCAGTGGAAATCCCACCCCCCTCTGCCCCTCTGGAAGAATCCATTGTGGGATTGACAGCAGGCTCGGGTGAGGGGCAAGGGGATTGGCGGTTGAAGGGGTTCAATGCCCCAAATGGAGCAAATCGACTATGAGGAGGTGGTGGTCTTAGACGAGGCCCGGAGGTGAAGGAATCTGCCCATGGCTCTGACCAGGTGGCTTGTGCCGGCTGATGATTAGCGGTGCCTTCCGCGTGGACAGCAGGGACTGACTCTGAACTGGTAGAATTAGGGGCAGGGCAGTCAGTCCAGGAACACGGATAACAATAGAGAGAAGTATCTGAAGACGGAGAGCAGCTACGAgacaggagaaaataaaattagatTTCCGTATCTATTAACATTATTCCAATGCTAAAAGTTATGATGTGCAAATATTACAGCATAGAGCATATACCATATTGGGGTGTATAAAAGTTACATGGTGTGCTCAGCATGTAATGCAACTTTAGATGTTCACTCACTGTCTACGTGATATTCTGTATCTAGagtccatgtatttttaaaaaaaacggTATTTTCTGGACTACAAGTTGTGGTATTTGGGatgagtttgggaggtcctgtgatatATATTCCAAAGAAacttatatattttaaaaataatgcaTTATCATCTATAGCCACAAGATGGTATAATCTACAGGTGTGACAAGCTCCTCCTGTGTACTGAATGGGGTACTGTGATTCATAGTCTGGATCAGTGGGTGGCAGTAACACATCATGAAGCTGAATACCAACCACCAtaaagcaagaagaagaagaagaagaagaagaagcagctctGGCTGAGCATGTCTGGAGAATAAGTAAGTTTAATAAATCAAGCTGTCAAACTGAAAGACAGCACTCTGGAATAAAAAAAGGAATATAGCTTTTATACACCTCAGAAAAGCATGTTTTTGGTTTGTATGAGGCAACAAGAACAGCAATGGCAGGCCAACGAAGCTACAGTATTTTGTAAATGTTTCTTGTGTTATGCTGAGTTTTCAAATGCTTAATTATATTGCATGTTTTCGTCACCTGTGAGGAAAAACATGAGTTGAGTTCACCTGAGTTGTGGTCAAACTGGTTTTTGACCACAAAAAGCGGTTTACCCGTGTTTTGTGCCTTATACAATAACATAAATTAGCTCATTAAGTGAATTTTGATCTTTTCATTTGGGTTTTTTCATGACAGGGGGGAGGAATGTTTGCCTTCCAGTTAACAGCATCCCAGTTCACCAATCAACGCTACACTCCATTTTACCATCTACACCAGTAATACCCAGATACCACCATTACTTAACCAGGTTCCCTGAGGACCCAGGTTATCGTTGTGATTGTCCCCGTCAGGGAACCTTGATGGAGTCCAAAACCATCATCATTCTAGCATCTGACCGCAGTTTTGTAAATGCttaaaactaaaatgtttagagtaTATCGCGTGATCTGTGTGAAAGATTTATACTGTACCTGTCCTGCAGTCCAGATGAGTAGAAGGAGAGGTTGGGTCTGGGGGAGGTGGAAGTTCTGGGGAAGCGTAGAGGCACGGGGGGGCTTGGTGCTGGACTGGAGATGGAGCCTCCTTTAGAGCATCGTGGAGGGACAGGAGGGGCGATCAGAAAACGGCATTCCTCTCTCACCTACATAAACACATAACCCAATATTAATAAAAGTTAACTAAAAAGCTGTAAGGACGTGTGGGAGCGTGCCTGGTGTCTGTTCTGTTCTCGCTTCGATGTCCTGATCGCCAAATGTCAGACTTAgcgtaaaataaaatataaaagctttcccttttctctctctctcacacacacacacacacacacacagtgttggcAGGCTAAGTAATGGGGAATGAAGAGCGCTGTGTGTGACAGGGTATAATCCAGTTGCTGCGAACACATCAGCCCCCGCACACCCGCTATGTAAAGCTGCGAGCCGCCGTCACTTTGTGTGAAAAAACAAGCAGGATAAATTCAGTCTTAGAAACACTTTGTACACAGTTATGAACTTTCTAAATGTGAGGATTTCAACAATGAAAACAACGGGATACCAGGCTAACGGCCTTAAAGCTCTCGTAGCTCAGCGATTGTGATCTCATTCTTTAGGAGAAGGTCTACATGTGCAGCCCATGATGGATGTGTATTTGAATGACCAAGTGCATGGGTAGCGGGTGGGTGGTAGTTTTGatatttcatcatgttaataagcacATGACTTCCTGGTCGAGGCTATCAgtagtcaatcaatcagtttttttttatatagcgccaaatcacaacaaacagttgccccaaggcgctttatattgtaatataTAAGTAGTGTATCTGCTTAGATAACTTTGTTGGTGGGGAACATTTTTTggccttgactttgtggatgatactatgattcttgtaaaaaaaatcaatggatgccctgattgcacttgagaagctgagtgtggAATGGACTGCTTCTGTttttgattgtcctggatcaaggcaAACATTCATGACTTCAGTGATTTCCTGGTCTAGGCTATTAGTAGTGTATCTGCATGGGATGAAACTatggaacttgtagagacattcgctTATCTCAGCAGTAACTCTCATGTCTccgggtccttggcctttgggatggagagatgcctggaaagaccttatggagtcaagaggttgctggacagaggtgtctggtGATGCCTGTATATTTGCtgaagaacaaaggtccaagtcttaaggctcctggtgctttctgtcttactgcatggttgtgagacttggatgtaaCCCAGTGATCTAAGGTACAGTATATACCTTTGAAAGTcggtctcttcggaggatccttggtaccactggaatgactttgtgacaaacgaatggttATTTACGAAGACTCACAtgaatatcacttgcattgtgagagtcCGTCAGTttgacattttggctatgtggcgCATTTCTCTTTGCGTGATCCAACTTCCATACCTCAGTGTTCAGGATCCCAGCAGTTGGCGAAGGCCACGGTTAACTAGCAATAACTTCTCACAGTTTGAGTGCAGggacaccaaatttgcaccatacagTATATGCAACCTCTTGAGTATCTTTGTTGAGTTTTGTGATGAGTGACATTGATCTAACATTCAAGGTCGgacaccaaataaataaataataaaaataaattaaaatgtggtaCTCGCAATAACTTTCCACAGGTTGAGTGCAGtgacaccaaatttgcaccatacatGCACTGCTTGAAGAGCTTGGTAAGTTCCATGAAAAGTGGCCTTGATgtaattttcaaggtcaccaggcAAAAACCAAATAACAGTATTTGCAATAACTTTCCACAGGTTGCGTGCAAGGACACTAATTTGCAATATATGTTGCAAGTCTTGGGGATTTTTTGTTGAGCCTGATAATGAGTTACCTAGATCTAATTTTCAAGGtaatagaggaaaaaaaaaaaaacagaaggaaaAACACGGTACTTGAGTCCTTGCTAGAACTTTCCACAGGCTGAGTGCAGggacaccaaatttgcaccatatatGCACCTTTTGAGGTTCCTTGTTGAATTTGCTGCTGAGTGACCTCAACCTAATTTTCAAGGAGACAGAGCAACAAAGAAAAAGACCCTGAAAAACTCAGCACATTCAGTAAATTTCCATTGGTCGGGTGCAGGGACACCAAATTTCCAACACTTATGCATTTTAGTGGTGCAgcgtagctaaaatttccataaaaattgttcattgtGTGATAATACCATGGAGTCTGgtacacatattctaaatgatctaatgtttattttcagatatggagccatcctggagctgacctctaatgagctacaggggtcaataaagaattacacaggggtccaaatttacaaatgctccaatcaattGAAGGCTGCATTCTACAAAGACTTGGTCTTTCTTTTCCAGGGACACCATACCAACCCTTTTGAAATAAGAAGGTCTAGCCCACGAAGCATTTTGCAATTGCATCATCAGATAATCCTGGCACTACCCCTTGTCGACTAGCAACTTTGACAGCTGCATGTGACAAGGTAGCGTACTAGGTGAACCACATAGTTTAGTAATCATATTCAATGCTTATTTATACTTTACTTATAAACCGTTCTTATTTATAACTGCAGAATTGGAGTCTAAAATtgtcctttgtttgtttgtttgttttgtttttaattttcttaAATATTTTTGGGCAATTCTattgtaatggaattacaatcagagcaaattTTTAATGATAAGATCAAATATGGCCAGATTATGCTGTAACTGTAATTACATTATCGTAGAAATACCCTTTTTGTATTGGAAGAAAAAAATTGCGCAACGACTCTTGGGTTTGTTTGGGCTGCAACGGTCCACACCTGTTGCATCTTTCATTTTCGTTGCGAgaggtcccgggttcaaatcccggacgagcccccacgcttgtcacgtgcccgtggctcagaggacagtgacaaggaggagacaaCCGACGAGGGATTAGAAAAATATAAGTATTATTTACAATAGTTCAAGCCAATAAGTTAAAGGTGCAAAAAATGtcagctgtgcaaaaaggcgctctgttaccggtcgggcgcagcgagacgtcctagaaagagagaggtgagagaacaaaatgaattagttgggcccacttaaataagagacagggacaccgggcccaggtgctcctgattatgggcccgccctGCTACAGGACGGCAGGGCCGTCACAGCTACATTCCAAGGcgcctttgaaatgggacagctTAGTCTCACCACTATGATGCATGCAGCCAATGAATGCATCCTTCGAAGGATGCGGCCCCTGAACACTGGGACACAGCTTGTTTGTAACTGTGCACTGTGTGTAAGAGTATTTCCAGGAAatcagcatgtgtgtgtgcacatttgtgtgcgtgtgtgtgtgtgtggtcagcaaGGGTTAAATGCTGTAACGTATGAATAATTCAAGCCAGGCATCCTGACTGACTAACAACCGGACGCTCGCCGGGACACATCAGGAGGAGCGAGACAGAGGAGCAGATACTGAAGAGTCAAACTCACAGCGTCTGATTTGGAGGTACAGGTGCGGCGTCGACACTCGTGTCACAACAGTACCGACAGAACCGTCCATTGATGAAGATGAATGGAAGGAGATGAGGTTTGCTCCTTCCCTAAGCCTTCTGTGTTCTGATTGGTCCAGAGTTCCTCGTAGGGGATCTCCTCACTGCCCCTCATTTCAGGTTCAGTCCACTCGGCAGTCACGTACTCCCTCTCCTCACCTGGCCCCTCCCCCAGCTGCTCCCCAGAGAGTCTCTGCAGCGCTGTGATAGACCATCTGAAACCCCGCCCCCATAGCCACACAGCGAGAGGCGTTGCAGCGCCGGGCCAGTGAGTCCTGACCCGACACACATATGCGGGAGCGGCGCGGGCTCACGCACTCTTCTGTCATACACTCCAGCTCTGGCCTGGTTTCTCGAACGGCACGCGAGTAGGCATCAGGGTCAAATGCGTGTCGCAGCAACAAGCTCTCTAGCACCGCTGTGTGGACGGAAGCCTCTGCGACGTTAAACCGAGGCATGCAGCgccagcagcagaaatgagaggGGGAGACTTCCTGTCGGCGAAGCACCATGCACAGCACCACTGTCTTGCTGACGATGTTGAGCAGCTTGTAGCGGTGGCCCTCCCTCACCGCGTGGCGGTCGTAGGGGTTTCGCGGCGGCCGCGATGGCACGGACACATTGACGGGGAGACGAACTCTCTCGATGATGCTGCGTACGGTGTGCTCTCCTCCCAGCATGCCCTGCTCCAGAGGGGAACGTGTGCAAAAGCGTCCACGGCAGGCAAAGGGTAGGCTGACGCTCTGATTGGTGCGGTGGTTTCATGCAGACCAGGCATGGAGTTTTACCTGAGGAGGCAGCGAGAGGACGACGGAGTAACTACAGAGTCCAGCACAGAGCGGGCCAGAGCAATCAGCGCAGAGTTTGGCCTTACTTACATCGCGGGGTCTTTCCCAGGCGTCTTAACAGCGCGCTCAGCCCGGTCTTTTCCTTAGAGGGTGTGGCACAGAGAAGCTCCGCCTTGCCCATGAGTGACAGCTCATCACCTGCCTGCAGTGTGAAGCTGTAGGGCTCACTGTCCTCACTGAACTCCCCCGAAACCACCTGCAGCATAACAAATGCACACGAAGGCACATATTTTTACAAAGTATGCTCTGGTGACCGTGGCCTTTGACCTTCTGACCCCGACATCAACAGACCTCTTGGGgttaatagattagattagattagattagacagaattttattgatcccttgggaagactccgtcGGGGAAATTGAAATATACCTTACACACATACTAAGTTCGGGCACATTTACAAAATAcagttcagtgattttttttttctttttttacccttTGACCCCAAATTCCACAGGCTTCTTGGGGTCTTCTGCCTGACACACCACACAAATTTGGTAACAATCAGACTATTAGGAAAGGAGTTATTGCACTCAAAACATTGTTTAAAGTATGCTGCAGTGACCTGACCTTGATCCTAAAGTCagcaggcttcttggggtcaacaTGCCTTGCCGATGAGAGGTTGTTCTGTTTATGACATGAAAGAGCCCCCTCCCCCTCCAAACTACCAGACCATTCTAATGACACTTTCACCAATTCTTTGTCATCAAGAAGCGGTTTGCTTTGAGGGTTTTATCTTGCTCCATATCATTAACATTGTTTACCTGTTTACTTCTTGACGGTGTTAGCAGTCAAACTCACTACTGTACGAATTAAAATCACTTTTGTCCCAACTGAAAGGTTTAACCCTAAAACATAAACATAATACCCAGGATGAAAAATTCTTGCATTCCTCCTAAATGGAATCACAGACTGCCTCCATCTATGGCGCCATCTACACGTTTGTCTCTTTTGCAGTAGATACATTATTACAATTTCTTCAACTGTCACCATGTTGGATGTTGTCAGAAACGTTTGACCCTGTGGAATGTCCTCTAGTGGAcattcattctttctttctttcattcattttctgccacttattcgGGTGCAGGACATCAagaagctcatcccacacttccctatccttcacCAAGTCCtggaactcttcctgggggatcccaaggcgctcccaagccatctggggaaatataatccctccagcatcctGGgtctccctggggcctcctcctggttggacatgtatggaagacctccctagggagatgacgaGGGCACATCCTCAACAGGTGCCAgaaaccacctcagttggctcattTCGAtacgaagaagcagcagctctacttcaAGTCAATCCCGGATAGTCaatcttctcaccctgtccaggagtgtaagcccagatacccaacgaAGGACTCTCATTTCTACTGCTTGTATCcacaatcttattctttcagtcattagccaaagttcatgaccaaagCTAAAGATAAaagcataaatcaactggtaaattgagagctttgccttctggctcagctctttcttcaacaTGACGTTCCAGTACAGCGTCCATAAGACATCGCCCCAATCAGTCTAGTGATCTCATCCTCTAACTTatccccactcgtgaacaagaccctgagatacttaaacaccTCCACTTGGCAAtagctctcccctgacccagaggggacaatccatccattttcagacAGCAGACCATGGTctcaggtgctgattctcatcccacttgcttcacacttggcctcaaatctgctcagtgcacatcggagatcactgcctgatgaaaccaacagaactacatcatctgcaaaaagctttCTCTGTATTACATGAGACATGTTTCCGGTGAGTGTTGGACtttgccagggctgcccctttcCACCagccctgtttgtgatgttcatagacaggatttcaaggctcagtcagggactggagggtgtccagtttgcgtATGCTTCACATTCAATGATTCATTTTCTGTTGCTTGTCCTGGTCTGGATTCGGATAGAGGGAAGACCAGAGGACATCCTCACAAGATGACCaacccacctcagctggctcctttcaatgtaaaGAAGGGGCAGCTCTACTCCAAATTCCCCCCCCAGATATTTGAATTTCTCACCCTGGGCATGAATTTAAGCCCAGATATTCGACAAAGGAATTTCCTTTCCACTACTTGTATCTGTGACCTTTTTCTTTGTGACCAGAGGTGAGGACTggaacataaattgactggtaaacCGAGAGCATGAAGTAACTGGGATGAtggtcagcacctccaaatctaagACCATGGTCGTCTGTTGGCAaaaggtggattgtcccctcagaGAAAGGGGAGACTTATGGCCCCAAGTGGATGATTTTCAAGTATCTTGGGATCATGATTAGTATTGATGCCAACATAAGGGTCGTACGGAAGTGTGTGGATAGTGACCTTTACGGTGTCTGGAACACACAGATTGTTGTATATAGGTAAATGGAGCATAAATGAGCTTTATGATGTGAGAGTGCTGACCTTGACACTGAACGTGACCGTGTCCAAGACGAAGACCCGGTCAGGGAAGACTGCAGCAATTTCCTCCACGCTGGAGAAATGCTGGATCGGATCCCTGACATCCCGGTCTTCATCCAGCAACTTGAACTTCCCTACAAGAAAGGAAACAGGTTTTAGAAAGTAAGGTGgaagaggaaaaaaagcagagGGGAGATGTAATAATGAGGGTGTTCATTTCCTGTTTTTCCTTGACTTTCCGTGGTctttgtccaaacacagtagacaCTCAGTAGACACTGTTTGGATGAGGAGAACACAAAGACACCTCTGCGACCTGTGACCTGGCTCTTGCTCTTTCTTGGTCAATCCGTAGCCAGTACGGTCGGCATGGCAACCAATAAAGGGCCCCCATTCTCACGCCAAGCAGAGACACATCACCATGGAGACACTCGCATATACGACTCTCTCGTTTCCCCCCTTACTCTCGCTCATCTCCTCCTCGATCTGTAACCTCTTTCAAACTCTCTGTATTTCACATGATGAGCTCCAGATCAGCAGGTTTAAGAGTTTCATCAATCCACAGAAAGTGATAAGAAACTTTTATATTTGGGGGGGAAAAGGCAGCGCTGAATTTCAAACGACACCAGATTGTTTCCAGATCGCCCCCCTTTCCTTCTCCTCCTCGACTGCGCCTCCCTCTTTCTCACCCATCCCCCTCCCCACTTCTAATTCCAACAGAGCCCTCGGGATATAAGCAGGTTCAGCCCACCGGACCTTCCAGCAACACAACACCCTCTTCTGTAAAGGAAGGGTTTGAAATAAAGATGGTTTACTGCTACACCTACCACAATCCTCAGCTCCATCCAGAAACCTCACATATTGGAGCAAACTGTTAATTCCACCAACTGATAGAGGAAGGGTGGAGGTTATGTGACACCCAGTTTGTCTGTTTGGAGAATGAAAACTCAATTATGATAAAAATTTTCTGACGAGATGGTTCCAGGTCAATCAATGTTATATCAAGTCTGAGAACCAGGTCTGGTGCCCATGATACCCAAGGCCTCCATAGGGTAGGGATTCATCCACCCCCCTACAGACTTGCCTGGGATCACAATTGCAACCACTGAGGCAGACCAGTGGTCCAATCCCTATCACCCAGTAGCCATCAGTCTATGGCAAATAGGTGATACTGGGTGTACCCTTGGCATCATCCCGCTGTCTGGTGACCACAGGACTGTGGCACCCCATATTCTAGATCTTGAAAATGTTGTGTCGCAATTTATGGTCCCTCACAATTCATGTAGTACACTTCAGGTAGGTCTCCCTAACTAGGAACTCATTTAACCCAGAATCATTCCGGTGCTACCCAAGGATTCATCAGAAAAACCcctgtaccaaagacatcaatATCGTGTCAAAGTCAGAGGTTTGCATCAGAGAAGACTTGATCCATATCACCCTAAATTTAAAATGTTATGTCTTTCTTTGTTCTCAAGCACTATGGACAGATTTTCCCTTACCTTTTTTTGTACAATGTTGATTTATGGCATTAAAGCTCATCACTCCAAGAACACCATGAATATAGTGAAACAGGTTGCATTTATCCTAAATTGTTCTATCAAAAAATGCCTCTGCAGCATCTGGATCATCACTgaaatatgtgtatgttgatttttttttttttttttttttagacttccttCTAAATGGGACTGGAAATGAACTTGTCACGTCGGACAAGTAAAGGCCATGGTACACTTGTCCAATACCACTGTTTATTTGCCAATGTTGAGCAGGCATGGCTTAGTGCCAAGCCATGTGGTCTACAATATACTGagcagggtttgattccaggtgtgtctTTCAAGCTAAAGGTTTGTGTACTTGCTAAAGGACTGATGCAGTCATGGATTCTCATAGACTTACTAAGgactctggagataagcacctgcAACAATGATCCCCAGGGCCTGTAGGACTTTACCTAATCCACGACCTATGGATTCCCAGGAATTGGGAGAGTGCATGACGAAGGAAGCCAGGTCTGCATTTGCATGACGCAAAAGTCATCACAAAATAGGAAACGACAGATTAACAAGACAACATCCAGTGTCCAATACGTCCACAAGGATTGGGGCGCCACAAACTCATCCATGGTGAGAATCATTCATCTTTTCTGTCCTCTGCGCTTCAGTCATCTATTTCTCTCACTGCGGAGGGAAAAAGGAtggagagagtgagagagggaAGATAAAAGGAGGGGGCATCCTGTTGTCCATCCTCAGGGGAAACCGATATTACTCCTCTCATACGGTTATTGAGGCTTCCAGGATGAAGTCATCATGCAGACATTAGCTCATCACCGGCGATCCCTCTGACTCAACAACTCCTCACATATTACCTTTAAAGTGACACAGAGGTCATCCAAAATGTCGAGTGGAATCCTTTCTTAAGTGAACACCAGGCATTATTACCAAAACTACCCAACAGAGGAGGGCAGTCAAACTGGATTTTATTCCCATCACAGGATTAAAGGAACATCATTCATTATCACAGATTGATACAACACCAcacaattaatttaattaatataTTTATGTCTTCAATCAATATTTTTGAGTGTGAGTCTAACAAACTTTTGACAGTATGTCACATGATCCTGTTTGTTTTCTTCCTTGGTTGCCATAGCTTTTGTTTACTTACacacgttcttttgtttttgtgattt
The sequence above is drawn from the Thalassophryne amazonica chromosome 21, fThaAma1.1, whole genome shotgun sequence genome and encodes:
- the gareml gene encoding LOW QUALITY PROTEIN: GRB2-associated and regulator of MAPK protein (The sequence of the model RefSeq protein was modified relative to this genomic sequence to represent the inferred CDS: inserted 5 bases in 4 codons; deleted 1 base in 1 codon), whose amino-acid sequence is MEKLSVSVSEIAWSPLALPLDAVVSKFRLPTLVRLDRDECEGLSEEDVVLLHSCRQWTTVTAHSLEEGHYVIGPKIDIPLQYQGKFKLLDEDRDVRDPIQHFSSVEEIAAVFPDRVFVLDTVTFSVKVVSGEFSEDSEPYSFTLQAGDELSLMGKAELLCATPSKEKTGLSALLRRLGKTPRCKTPCLVCMNHRTNQSVSLPFACRGRFCTRSPLEQGMLGGEHTVRSIIERVRLPVNVSVPSRPPRNPYDRHAVREGHRYKLLNIVSKTVVLCMVLRRQEVSPSHFCCWRCMPRFNVAEASVHTAVLESLLLRHAFDPDAYSRAVRETRPELECMTEECVSPRRSRICVSGQDSLXPALQRLSLCGYGGGVSDGLSQRCRDSXGEQLGEGPGEEREYVTAEWTEPEMRGSEEIPYEELWTNQNTEGLGKEXNLISFHSSSSMDGSVGTVVTRVSTPXTCTSKSDAVREECRFLIAPPVPPRCSKGGSISSPAPSPPVPLRFPRTSTSPRPNLSFYSSGLQDSCSPSSDTSLYCYPCSWTDCPAPNSTSSESVPAVHAEGTANHQPAQATWSEPWADSFTSGPRLRPPPPHSRFAPFGALNPFNRQSPCPSPEPAVNPTMDSSRGAEGGGISTEGTEGLALPTDPTWRPPADLSALSLEEVSACLRFIGLSEAAVAIFQRERIDGSLLVQLTEDILSHDFHLSRLHVTKIIQFIQGWRPKI